From one Electrophorus electricus isolate fEleEle1 chromosome 20, fEleEle1.pri, whole genome shotgun sequence genomic stretch:
- the cass4 gene encoding cas scaffolding protein family member 4 — METLYAKALYDNVAESPDELAFCKGDVLAVLQQTVPRNVGWWRCSLLGKEGLVPANRLCLLPAETSVHAGAQGIYQTPGAPRTLAASPTYEVMERICNEHTTPVKQRLADIQRKTQNIQVVLQGSRSPRKMFHAKSSPKLDVYDVPNLMKRGSWATQMPSPRTSAQKPTTMSAVPQGRYEVMASCRPSQTIGSAVPPSVLQDPNYDIKAPSIGEFHQAVASGSSTLPSSLKPEWIYDVPLASNKACGSPGYLGASSSLDKQHAGTLLAYLSPTSPSMLYDVPKSNVTMQQGTDHIYDVPPAARLRKPSLDAAALGQRRSLDNSDRAVEPLEYRGKSGPVYDLPRGRPPWGIRPSVECEVEKARGMPVSSSQRSSMASTSSSASSSSRSSCDSLMLSSPSPEPLREIMLSQEEVAQRLLQLQGAVFRAVPALMDFVSSNWRCREHLSQHLQEIRSAAEAVANSVSGFLDFALDLRGNARRLTDSNLQARLQKQLSIVEDSGLILQQAVDTLGGLGWPLEDLAQDPAQSQAPDQLERFVMVARTVPEDVKRLVSILNANGKLLFRNTSKEQESVKDTSPADTVTSAGKKEPPADDNDYVQLQTKTEFEEQRQTKGKNEKKTDANMENEKKQVPKPQPGSPASKSQTAGRSSSTDHCRLYFGALKKAIAVFLSSLDQGHLPEKFIGHSKLVIMVGQRLIDSLCSEVQGRPHSQDILCKSSQLCALLKQLAVATKKAALHFPDKVAIQEVQDFAKELFVWVQQFRSTLDI; from the exons ATGGAG acCCTCTACGCCAAAGCGCTTTACGACAACGTGGCGGAGAGCCCCGACGAGCTGGCCTTCTGCAAGGGCGACGTGTTGGCTGTGCTGCAGCAGACAGTGCCCAGGAACGTTGGATGGTGGCGCTGCTCCCTGCTGGGGAAGGAAGGCCTGGTGCCAGCCAACCGCCTGTGCCTGCTCCCGGCTGAGACCAGCGTGCACGCCGGGGCCCAGGGCATCTACCAGACCCCCGGAGCCCCGCGCACGCTAGCCGCCAGCCCGACGTACGAGGTCATGGAACGCATCTGCAACGAGCACACCACGCCTGTGAAACAACGCCTTGCTGACATCCAGCGGAAAACCCAGAACATCCAGGTGGTGCTCCAGGGAAGCAGATCTCCTCGCAAG aTGTTTCACGCTAAGTCCAGCCCCAAGTTGGACGTCTACGATGTGCCGAATCTCATGAAAAGAGGCTCGTGGGCTACA CAAATGCCATCACCTCGAACTTCAGCTCAGAAACCCACCACGATGTCAGCGGTTCCTCAGGGAAGATATGAAGTCATGGCCTCCTGCAGACCAAGTCAGACAATC GGCTCTGCTGTACCACCATCAGTTTTGCAGGATCCCAATTATGATATCAAAGCGCCTTCTATCGGTGAGTTTCACCAGGCGGTCGCCTCCGGCTCCAGCACCCTGCCCAGCTCGCTGAAACCCGAATGGATCTACGATGTTCCCCTGGCATCCAATAAGGCCTGTGGTAGCCCTGGTTACCTTGGCGCTAGCAGTAGCCTAGATAAACAGCATGCTGGCACGCTACTAGCGTATCTGTCACCTACGTCGCCCTCTATGCTCTATGACGTCCCAAAGTCCAACGTCACCATGCAGCAGGGCACGGACCACATCTACGACGTCCCGCCCGCCGCCCGGTTGAGGAAACCCAGCCTGGACGCGGCCGCACTCGGTCAGAGGAGAAGCCTCGACAATTCTGACCGGGCCGTCGAGCCCCTGGAGTACAGGGGCAAGAGCGGCCCTGTGTACGACCTCCCTCGGGGTCGGCCGCCGTGGGGCATTAGGCCCAGCGTGGAGTGCGAGGTGGAGAAGGCGAGAGGCATGCCCGTATCTAGCAGCCAACGGAGCTCCATGGCGTCCACCTCCTCGAGTGCCTCAAGCTCTTCCAGGAGCTCGTGCGACTCTCTCATGCTGAGCTCCCCCTCCCCGGAGCCTCTAAGGGAGATCATGCTGTCTCAGGAGGAGGTGGCCCAGAGATTGCTCCAGCTCCAAGGTGCTGTGTTTCGGGCCGTGCCTGCACTCATGGACTTCGTCAGCAGCAACTGGAGGTGTCGCGAGCACCTGAGCCAGCACCTCCAGGAGATCCGCTCGGCGGCGGAGGCCGTGGCCAACTCCGTCTCCGGTTTCCTGGACTTTGCGCTGGACTTAAGGGGAAACGCCCGGCGGCTGACTGACTCCAACCTGCAGGCCAGGCTCCAGAAGCAGCTCTCCATCGTGGAGGACTCAGGCCTGATCCTGCAGCAGGCTGTGGACACTCTGGGAGGTCTAGGCTGGCCTCTGGAGGACCTGGCCCAGGACCCGGCCCAGTCGCAGGCCCCTGACCAGCTGGAGCGTTTCGTCATGGTGGCCCGCACAGTGCCCGAGGACGTGAAGCGGCTGGTGTCCATCCTCAATGCTAACGGCAAGCTCCTCTTTCGAAACACTTCGAAGGAGCAAGAGTCGGTGAAAGACACCAGCCCCGCGGACACGGTCACGAGCGCTGGCAAGAAGGAACCACCTGCAGACGACAACGACTACGTCCAGCTCCAG ACAAAGACAGAGTTCGAAGAGCAACGGCAGACGAAAGGGAAAAACGAGAAGAAAACAGATGCAAACATGGAAAACGAGAAAAAGCAG GTTCCCAAACCACAGCCTGGGAGTCCTGCCAGCAAAAGCCAAACTGCCGGCAGGTCCTCCTCGACGGACCACTGTCGCCTGTACTTCGGAGCGTTGAAGAAGGCCATCGCTGTGTTCTTGAGCAGCCTGGACCAGGGGCACCTGCCAGAGAAGTTCATTGGCCACAGCAAGCTGGTGATCATGGTGGGTCAGCGGCTCATAGACTCGCTGTGCTCTGAGGTCCAGGGCAGACCGCACAGTCAGGACATCCTGTGCAAGAGCAGTCAGCTGTGTGCTCTGCTCAAGCAACTGGCCGTGGCCACCAAGAAGGCCGCGTTACACTTCCCTGATAAAGTGGCGATACAGGAAGTGCAGGACTTTGCCAAAGAGCTATTTGTGTGGGTTCAGCAATTCCGCTCGACTCTGGATATCTAA